A region of Shewanella psychromarinicola DNA encodes the following proteins:
- the mbhE gene encoding hydrogen gas-evolving membrane-bound hydrogenase subunit E → MDTKPWLLLPLLLALGVVLSYAVLSIPEPAQDLPTMLADSITISGAHNPVSAVLLNFRGYDTLLEMAVLLAALLGVWSLGDMPAYRGSDPDLILDIMSRQLVPVFILVAGYLLWTGADAPGGAFQAGALLGAAGVLLRLCGWRIDNRYSGLPLRVLLVLGLGMFVMAGTGALLIGDEFLQYPPTLASELMLMIESAATLSIGATLAALFLGGRPKGEDK, encoded by the coding sequence ATGGATACCAAGCCTTGGTTGTTGTTGCCGTTATTGCTGGCGCTCGGTGTTGTTCTCAGTTATGCCGTATTGTCTATACCTGAACCTGCGCAAGATCTGCCAACAATGCTTGCCGACAGCATCACGATCAGTGGCGCGCACAATCCTGTGAGTGCGGTGCTTCTGAATTTTCGCGGTTACGACACTTTGCTGGAAATGGCAGTATTGCTGGCAGCTCTGCTTGGCGTGTGGTCTTTGGGCGATATGCCGGCTTATCGCGGATCAGACCCGGACCTGATTCTGGACATCATGTCACGTCAGCTGGTTCCCGTGTTTATTTTGGTCGCCGGGTACCTGCTGTGGACAGGCGCCGATGCGCCGGGGGGAGCCTTTCAAGCAGGTGCTCTTCTGGGAGCGGCTGGTGTACTGCTTCGGCTTTGCGGATGGAGGATAGACAACCGTTACTCAGGGCTTCCGTTGAGAGTACTTTTAGTCTTGGGTCTAGGTATGTTTGTAATGGCCGGTACGGGGGCGTTGCTGATCGGAGACGAATTCTTACAATATCCACCAACTTTGGCCAGTGAACTGATGTTGATGATCGAATCGGCGGCTACCCTTTCCATCGGTGCAACACTGGCGGCACTGTTCCTCGGTGGGCGGCCGAAGGGGGAAGACAAGTGA
- a CDS encoding Na(+)/H(+) antiporter subunit B encodes MEALNLLYWGFDSLLGMSLFYLAWQALASPDMFKSIVLFINFGLLMALAWVRLNAPDLALAEAAIGAGLTGALLLAAFARLKDPCVDVSDGEEGQKIIPHNSIEGETNGE; translated from the coding sequence TTGGAAGCGTTAAACCTGCTTTACTGGGGCTTTGATAGCCTGTTGGGAATGAGCTTGTTTTACCTAGCCTGGCAGGCACTCGCCAGCCCGGATATGTTCAAGTCGATTGTGCTGTTTATCAATTTTGGATTGTTAATGGCTTTAGCTTGGGTAAGGCTTAATGCTCCTGATCTTGCCTTGGCTGAGGCGGCTATTGGTGCTGGCCTGACTGGCGCCCTGTTGCTGGCGGCGTTTGCGCGGCTTAAGGATCCCTGCGTCGATGTGTCTGATGGTGAGGAAGGTCAGAAAATTATTCCACATAATTCGATTGAGGGAGAAACAAATGGGGAGTAA
- the mnhG gene encoding monovalent cation/H(+) antiporter subunit G, with the protein MTPINVLSSILLFTGGVFFLAGTLGLLRFPDVYTRLHALTKADNVGLGLVVAGLAVQAQSWFIVGKLLLIWAFVMLASATTSHLIARRALQRGIKPWKR; encoded by the coding sequence ATGACACCCATTAATGTCCTCTCCAGCATACTGCTCTTCACTGGGGGCGTCTTCTTCCTAGCAGGCACTCTGGGTTTATTGCGGTTTCCAGATGTATACACTCGCTTACATGCCTTGACCAAAGCCGACAACGTGGGTCTGGGTCTGGTGGTCGCAGGATTGGCTGTTCAGGCACAAAGCTGGTTCATCGTTGGGAAGCTGCTGCTTATCTGGGCGTTCGTTATGCTCGCTAGCGCAACCACGTCCCATTTGATTGCAAGACGTGCATTGCAGCGAGGTATCAAGCCTTGGAAGCGTTAA
- a CDS encoding monovalent cation/H+ antiporter complex subunit F has product MWRVLRGPTEADRMLTAQLFGTTSVAVMLLLAQATDKPALHDVALVLALLAAVTAVTFVRRVWGDRETKHDTH; this is encoded by the coding sequence ATGTGGCGAGTGTTGCGCGGCCCCACTGAAGCGGATCGCATGTTGACGGCTCAGTTGTTCGGCACCACATCAGTGGCTGTAATGTTATTACTAGCTCAGGCGACGGATAAACCAGCCCTTCATGATGTGGCGTTGGTATTAGCCTTACTTGCGGCGGTAACCGCGGTAACCTTTGTCCGGCGAGTCTGGGGCGATAGGGAGACAAAGCATGACACCCATTAA
- a CDS encoding adenine nucleotide alpha hydrolase family protein, translating to MVQNTFNYLNPKTHLVKEAVRKQIPALARRIDADLVVMGNTAKSILNQKDCFLLAVKPLGP from the coding sequence ATGGTGCAGAATACTTTTAACTATCTTAACCCCAAAACCCATCTTGTAAAGGAAGCGGTTCGTAAACAAATACCTGCGCTGGCTAGGCGTATCGATGCCGATCTTGTTGTTATGGGAAATACTGCAAAATCAATCCTGAATCAAAAAGATTGCTTCCTACTCGCGGTCAAACCACTGGGGCCTTAA
- a CDS encoding Na+/H+ antiporter subunit E, which translates to MSRLSSKSWFNDLMNIHFPIAWFRVVAFAFMWVMLTEGSVNSWLVGAPVVLVATLISMVLVSPFSCSVIHSARFVPFFIWNSLRGGADVAWCALNPKIPIAPGLIDFPLHLPPGISRVFMVNTVSLLPGTLSVNLGKNHLKVHVLDTRKNVLSELMTLEKIVAEMFKISLQDAKEDKCNQDI; encoded by the coding sequence ATGAGTAGATTATCAAGTAAAAGCTGGTTTAACGATTTGATGAATATTCATTTTCCAATAGCATGGTTTCGCGTGGTTGCTTTTGCCTTTATGTGGGTGATGCTCACTGAGGGGTCAGTCAACTCATGGTTGGTTGGCGCTCCGGTAGTGCTCGTTGCTACGTTGATAAGTATGGTACTGGTGTCTCCTTTTTCCTGCTCGGTGATTCACTCTGCACGCTTCGTACCTTTTTTTATTTGGAACTCCCTTCGTGGTGGTGCAGATGTCGCGTGGTGCGCATTAAATCCCAAAATACCCATAGCCCCGGGCCTAATTGATTTTCCCTTACATCTGCCACCGGGAATATCCCGTGTATTCATGGTTAATACGGTCAGTCTGTTACCTGGTACATTGAGTGTCAATTTGGGAAAAAACCATTTAAAAGTTCATGTGCTTGATACACGAAAAAATGTGTTGTCGGAACTAATGACGTTAGAAAAAATAGTGGCCGAAATGTTCAAGATCTCTTTGCAAGATGCTAAAGAAGATAAATGCAATCAAGATATTTAA
- a CDS encoding universal stress protein, with the protein MDKVFIIAQMEQAHTDAVASGLQLAKQLNKTAEVFAYTYAYFSGAESYNPRLVSVAQKQLMDQRQTDLKQHLAALNDEDVPVHMVWSKYLFEHACHHSIRHGFDLMVKAVHHADHYLPTDWQLIRHTRIPLLLLTDNPLHKSNTILMAVDLATHDPIKQQLNSVVAAYGKQLAKATGAQLHLAYILRVPKVLRDMDLLDCDALVKKAYKDHQKQIAKFNMDPGSVHIIAGEPELCLYELACRLKSQYFVIGARQRQGVLGHIIGNTAESVLGRMRTNVLIIPADDQLLAPLT; encoded by the coding sequence ATGGACAAAGTGTTTATTATTGCTCAAATGGAACAGGCACATACCGACGCGGTCGCCAGCGGATTGCAACTGGCTAAGCAACTGAACAAAACGGCGGAAGTCTTTGCTTATACTTATGCCTATTTCAGCGGTGCTGAAAGCTATAATCCTCGTTTAGTCAGCGTTGCTCAAAAGCAGTTAATGGATCAACGCCAAACCGACTTAAAGCAGCACTTAGCGGCGCTCAATGATGAGGATGTTCCGGTACACATGGTGTGGAGCAAATATTTATTTGAACATGCTTGTCATCATTCGATCCGTCATGGATTCGACCTTATGGTAAAGGCGGTGCATCATGCCGATCATTACTTACCTACAGATTGGCAATTAATACGCCATACTCGGATCCCGTTGTTATTGTTAACGGATAATCCGCTCCATAAAAGCAATACTATTCTGATGGCTGTCGATCTCGCTACCCATGATCCCATTAAACAACAGCTCAATAGCGTTGTGGCGGCTTATGGTAAGCAACTTGCCAAGGCTACGGGGGCTCAATTGCATTTAGCCTATATTCTTAGAGTGCCCAAAGTCTTGCGCGATATGGATTTACTTGATTGTGATGCCCTGGTGAAAAAGGCCTATAAAGACCATCAAAAACAGATAGCTAAATTTAATATGGATCCTGGATCCGTGCATATCATTGCTGGTGAACCAGAGCTGTGTTTATATGAGTTAGCCTGTAGACTGAAGAGTCAATACTTTGTGATTGGTGCGCGGCAACGACAGGGGGTTTTAGGACATATTATAGGCAATACTGCCGAATCAGTTTTGGGCCGCATGCGCACAAATGTATTGATTATTCCTGCGGATGATCAATTGCTTGCACCTTTAACCTAG
- a CDS encoding 3-oxoacid CoA-transferase subunit B: protein MALTREQLAQRVAKELQDGFYVNLGIGIPTLVANYIPDGIQVMLQSENGLLGMGEFPTEDNIDADLINAGKQTVTAVKGASFFSSAESFAMIRGGHVDLTVLGAFEVDINGSIASWMIPGKLIKGMGGAMDLVAGADNIIVTMMHADKYGNSKLLSKCELPLTGYGCIKRVMTDLAFMEIKEGAFHLLERAPGVTVEEIVAKTAGKLIVPVHVPEMTF from the coding sequence ATGGCATTGACCAGAGAACAACTCGCCCAGCGCGTAGCAAAAGAATTACAAGATGGCTTTTACGTTAACCTAGGCATTGGCATCCCTACCCTTGTAGCTAACTATATTCCTGATGGCATACAAGTGATGTTGCAGTCAGAAAATGGTTTGTTGGGGATGGGCGAGTTTCCTACTGAAGACAATATAGATGCAGACCTTATCAACGCTGGTAAGCAAACGGTGACAGCGGTAAAAGGGGCTTCATTTTTTTCATCAGCAGAAAGCTTCGCCATGATCCGTGGCGGCCATGTCGACCTCACCGTATTGGGTGCATTTGAAGTGGATATTAACGGCTCAATTGCCTCATGGATGATCCCCGGAAAACTGATTAAAGGTATGGGCGGCGCGATGGATTTAGTCGCCGGTGCTGACAATATTATTGTCACCATGATGCACGCAGACAAATACGGCAACTCTAAACTATTGTCAAAATGCGAGTTACCGCTAACCGGTTACGGCTGTATTAAACGGGTGATGACCGATTTAGCTTTTATGGAAATTAAAGAAGGTGCGTTCCATTTACTTGAGCGCGCGCCCGGCGTTACCGTTGAAGAAATTGTGGCCAAAACCGCTGGTAAGTTAATCGTCCCAGTACACGTACCTGAAATGACGTTTTAA